The DNA segment ggtcatgttacctattgtcatcctagtgaagtgaagtctcagtcatgaacggtgatacatgacaagacattaacacttcaaggtcaagtcttatacaaactctttgtataggacacccttgctcacatgtccactacacgaatgatcaggatcagaccatctgtgacaagtcacaacatttgtaacaattccacaaagtgggctgcatctgtaatgttaccaagataaggtttccctcctatatccatatattacagactatttttgttgtcacttaagacatgatccacttgtatgtcactacatacatgcttaagttacataaagacaaccaaggatattaagtttattggtttgtggtaaaataaaaaaatctaaatgtgcaaagtcaagtagtgaagtaaatatcatttatattatacatcacaaatgttcgtacaaagttgtttacaaactataggaaaCAAGACTTTAGGACACAAACCCCAACActagtaacactatgaatacaacTCGTTTTGtatttgttacaattgttgtaaagtgctataaatgatctgatctgatcattcatgtggagaaatgtGAACGGGGGTATTGTAtataaagattttgtataagactgaaccacgaaatgaatggTCTCGCTATATAATAACgttgatagaagagacttaattttcactaagatgaccataagtaacttgacttgaatcttgagttgtgaactcctgcctatgaaggcgatcctttgatttttgtgggtgagagtggctagtatcgtcgactcaatatgccttccattttggggattcgtctaattggggagctagaaacgCAAcatcacaagatggaattcgctcaaTAACTAAACTGATTCATAACTAAACTGGCTAGAAACGAAACAccattgattagttatatccaatcgacatagaaatatatctgtagtgcgaaaagtgcagttgtcgatctttagtggagtgaccgacagttaatgaaagttgtttaatttaattaaagagtttagttaattaatcaagtaccattggagcttcaatctatcggttcataaggtcccctcaaTAACTAAActggaattaatgagaatcaaattaattttggattaattggaattgttcaaattaattgagagagttaattatatatgatataattaatataatgcatttggttcattataatataaagttttatttgagaggagtaaatatttgaatatgattcgaatattaattatatgaatatgattcatataaatactataggttaaatttaatatgaatttgactcatgttaaatactataggttaaatgagataATATCATAACTGCTCCTctacaccccccccccccccccttctcTCATTCAAAAGATGTGCAAGTGGGGTTGGTTGAGATTAGTTCAATTTTCTTCCTCCCCCTTGCTTCTCACGTAGAAGACACACAGAGATTCATCCCCTATCGTTTTCTTTGAAAAGCTTTTCCTTTCAAAATAgtttcttcatcttcctctgCCAAAATTAACACGAAACCTACTCGTCTCGTGGATTCTCACCCTatagagaataccaaggtaatctcaTGTGGCAATGTCCGACCAATTGGATTTTTGGTAGTGCTGCATTTTGGGTGTTCATAATCTAAGGAGAGTGCGAAGATTTTGTGATCAGAGAGGAATCTAAGAAGATATGGTCTtcaagtgttagtaatttcaaaCCCCTGATTTCCTcttggttttttctataaagcATACTGTCATTTAGAATGTATATTAATTGTTTCCATCCTCTGAATTTATTGCTTCTGTAAGAATAAAAAATTGGGATATGATCCACGTCCACTGTGGTGTTCACTCATCCTTCAAGGTCATCTTGGCCTAAGAAGGGTCAGTTATCCGCTGCCACTCTGAGTACTAAATATGATATACTTCATAGGATTGGGATCTTCAATTGGCATCCTTCCTCTGACaaataaggttttttttttttttttttttttttttttttttttttttttctcttgctACATTGTTATATCAAAATGGGACTAGAACTTTTTTCAACCATGGAGATTTTGTACTTAATCAGATCAAACATCAAATCGGATATCAAACCTTGAAATTAGCTATCTGCTATCTGCGTTTAATTTGTGGAATTTTTCTTGCTTAAAAACCAGACTTGATTACTGCTAGGGAACTTATTGGTCTTGCTCTGACTCTCTTTTCAATTGATCTCAAACTTCTACAAAATTATCATGTCCCAAATCTAGTTGCTCCTTCCTTGCTACCTATGTTGATAGTTCAGTCAGGCTTTGATTGAATCTCTTTTTGGAAGTCGAGTTTTGCATCATCTTTCAAATGAATCGAAAGATATTAATACTCAGATCCAGATGCTTTAGGAGCAAAGAGCGACTGTAGACGAGATGTTATAGACGATGCATGTAACATTGGCCAAGTCTGTTAGGGCGTCTTTCTTTCAACCACAagactaatttttttttgtagtgatGGTTTTGTGTTGGAGATCTGGTGTTGTGTTGAAGATCTGGAGGAAAGCTCTGCTTGTTTGAGCTTGTTTTGTGGTTCTTGGTTTTAGATGAATTCGGTGTCGGTTATTTGATGTTTTTGGTTCTGTATTTGGCTGGCTAAGtgactttgtttcttttacttcaGTTGTACAAACTTGTGTATCTTCACTTATTACTAATATTGTCCCGACTTTGTTTTTGACATTCATTATTTTGATCATTGATTGTTTCATATTCcgcctttaaaaaaaaatcagccAAAGGGGGAGTTTATTAGAGATTTTCTTATTATCTCTAGATTTTTTCTAAGGTAGCTTCTGACGGTTTTTGCAGTTGTCACAAATGATGTCCTAAACATCTACCTCAGACATGTCTAAttactacaattttttttttaattttcctaaTATAGAATTTATATGtagaatatttttattttctaattttgaaaatctctacaaaaatatattggtcgatatttttctttttatggtgCATCTTATCTTTTTACAAAAAAGGGAAATATTTTCTGGACATTCTTTCCTTAGTTGACCACGATCTTTTTAAGGTGAattttgatcttcttggaggattgtCGCATTTGTTAATTATCAGAAGAAGTGTAATTCTTTGTGATCAAATAGTGCATCATTGTGATTTGTCCTGGTAACCAATTTGTTCTTGACGGTCATTTTCTGCATCGTGGGTTTTGTCGATCTTTGCTCACTTTATTCTGTTGTGCGTATCCTTTTGGATAAGTCATTCAAAGAACTTGAAGATACTACTTGTCTAAGGGGGAGCCTAAGGCATCACTGAAGAAAAGGGATTCTTTgtcttagagggagcctaagacTTCATACTCGAAAGGATTTCTCCATTTTAGGGAGAACCTAAGATTCATTAGTAAAGGGAGTTCATTGAGTTGCAAGGAAGATAATCATGTGAAGAGGAGTCTCAAAAGCTGTCAGAAGCTGAAGTGTTCAAAACTAATATTATCATACTTAGGGGGAGCATATGTGACTTGTGAGTTGGGCTCTATATGAGTTACTGTAGTAGTTGGagtattacagataagtactacattgtaattatttaactctttaatattagtggattatatTTCTTGGACACACTGTTTCCCAAATGTAGATGATTTATCATCGAACTGGGTTACCAATCATTGTTTgcttttacttgttttattgtTGTTGGTATTTTGTTGTTACAGTACTTGCCAGTATTTCCTATTTGACATTCGTATTTCAAGTGAGAAGTCATCTTATCATGTTTTTTCAATATAGGTTGAATTGTGCACTTCAAATAAAAAAGCTCACTTCGTATtgaatttttctaagtaaaacTTTGTGATTggaataaaaaatcaaagataGGTGAATTCACACAATATTCTcgtttttattcttatttttaaattaatatttaaaaactgCATGATTAAGAGTTAACAATAATGTGAAAGTATTAGGGGatatttggaagtgattttaatGGTTAAAATTGCTTATCATATTACAAACCATTTTATGATTCAATATTAGTATTGATAgtagaaaaatagttttaaaagtgtaagatcaaatatttgattgttttgAACCTAaccaaaatgaattaaaagcaTTCACTTCTAAATATACCATACACTACAAGCTTTCAACTACACATAAGTGGAGGTTGAAAATATAGCTTATCAGACTCAAAAGTATTAACAAATATAGTACAATATAAAGGATGTATatagatataataaaatttagatttagtACTTAAAGGTTATTAGTGGACTCTATTGTTGATAGGATAGAGTCTATAGTCTAACAATGATGGAGTCTATTGCCAAAAAAAGCTTAGCTCAATTGACATTAATATGTGTTGAGAATCAAGTGATCTGTGGTTCAAATTCTCCCATCtcatttgtactaaaaaacGATAGAGTCTATCATTATAGTTTTTATAATATTAGCAATTCATTAAAAATGTCGCTATTACACTAACCTCAAAGTGCTACCCATTACAAGGTAATATTTCCACTTATTAACGTAGGAAATTTGGGCTTTTGACCATCCAATTTGTAGCCCAATTGACCAAATCAAGCCCAATTAAACTCCAGAGTAAGTTTGGGCTTTTACCTTAGGCCCACTGTCTCACCGACGGTGCTTCCTCTTGGCCGCCTCCCGCTCCGCTGTCATACAGTTACAGTCGTTAATCGTTTGAAACAGAGAGTGGCATAATTATTATTTACATGTAAATGGAAGGGTGAATATGTCATTTAGGGTTCAAACCCTAGTCTCCGCGAGCTCTCTGACTATATACCGAAGCTTCATTTCTGCATGAAATCGCATTCCGCGAGGCACCCCACTTGGTGATCTCTCACCATTTCTGTCTCTTTCACACTCGGCGGCCTTTACAGGTTGgagttttctttctttgatttcatgcatcatctcactctctctctgtACGAACTGAGAATATTCAAGTTAATTGGAAataattttagttcatttttgctcatttactcATTATGCGGCGATCTACGTTGTTTTTAATGGGGATCATAGCGTAATTCTACTATCATGGTTGTGTTCGTCATGCTCTGTCTCTGCGTCTACTGACAATTTGTTGGAGGCACACCGGTATTTTGTTTCTTAATGGTGATCAGTGTTATTACTAGCTTCTGGAAGATAACCATCAGATGGTCTAATGGTAAATAGGGACATGATCTTGATAAAGGATTAAGAGATCATATGTTCAATCTATGTTGGCCACCTACCTAGGATTAAAATCACATAGGTTTTCTTGACACCCAAATGATGTACGGTCAGGCGGATTGTTCTACGAGGTTAGTTGAGATGCATGTGAGCTGGTCCGACACTCacaaataacataaaaataaaaataaataaagacaaaaaagCTTCAGGAAGATTTCTGAAAAGTGAAATTTCTGTTTTTCTTAATCTTGTAGAGAGATTGAGAATATGTTGTGTTCTTACACTTATGCTTCTTGGTATATTCCTTGCAATAATATTCTCTGCTAGTGATGTGGTTGATGCCAAGTGGGAATCTCAAAGGTCGAAACCTTAACATTGTGGTTGTAGTTATCATATTTTGAAGTCAAGGGAGAAAGATATCCACAAAAGATTCCATCTCAAGCATTAGGTTGTAGCAAAGATATTATACTGAAGGAAGCCACAGATAGTGAACTTCTTCCTTTTATCTTGGTGCAAGGGTGATCATTTGGGTGTTCACTTAATTTATAGGTGCTTTTCATCTACTATCCAGAGCTCTTATTTTGGTGTTGTATATGGTAGGTGGGCCAAATGTTATATTTGGTTAGTTAATCGATTCTCCTCTTGGAGGAGAAAGATTATTGGTGTTAGTGTGGACGATTTGGAGGGCCAGAAAGTCTTCAAGAACGGGAATTGGGATAAGTATGGTTAGCTTCCATTTGTACTCTTAGAATTTGACATATCTTAATTAACACTTTGCATTGGCACGCCACATGCTGGTATGTTGGAGAGGccttacattttaaattttgtatgatTTGTTTACCTTAGTTTAGCAGTCCAGTACAATGTTACttatgttttaattaataattatgttttttttttctgacagTAAGGAACAAATGTTCTTTAGAATTCatgatttataataaaatttatgctGCTTCTATTCAAGTCCTTTATTTATTGGTCTGCAGTTTGCACTCGGTGTATGACTGGAATATAAGGCTTTAACTAACTCAAACTGATCTTGCGTTTAGGAGATGTTTATAGATGAGGGAAAATATTCTTGGTAGATGCATGCCTTCTGCTCTTATAACAATGTTTTCAGTTGAAAGGACCATGCCGGAGTAACCTACTTTCTACTATATTAGATAAAGAATGTAATTAATGCTTATGCCAAAGTTGCCTATACCCTTAGATTTTCAGTTGAAAGGACAATGCCAAAGTCTAGTTAGTTATGCTTTCTATGCTTAAAACTTGGTTTTATCTTGCAATTATTCTTATTAAAGAAAAACTTGGCCATGTTTATCTTGCACCTGTATAGGTCCTCATCTGAGTCCCTACAATGGCAGATTCATCACACCATTCATCGGTGTTTCAGAAGATATGTGGCCATTCTCACCTTACTTCTAGGCTTTCCCCTGGCCTTCACTCCACACGTTATACTACAACAGGAGTATACGCTAATGGAGTTTTGGAGAATCCCTTAAAGACAGCTTATCATGGGACTGGCTTGGCTGGAGTTTCGCCCACTTCTCCTTTTCTTGTACAAGCTCCTTCAGAGAAAGGTGCAGCCGGCTTTGCTGTGGATTTTCTTATGGGAGGAGTATCTGCTGCTGTTTCTAAAACAGCTGCTGCTCCAATTGAGCGTGTCAAACTGCTAATCCAGAATCAGGATGAGATGCTTAAGACTGGTAGGCTGTCTGAGCCATACAAAGGAATTACTGACTGCTTTGCCCGTACAATTAAAGATGAAGGAGTCATTTCTCTATGGAGAGGAAACACTGCAAATGTTATCAGATATTTCCCCACACAAGTCTGTTTCCTTTgctcaatatttaaaattttgttaaaaattattattattattatttgtttttgcaCTTGGAATTCGCTTCTGTTTTTTCGCCCCTTATTTACCATTAGAATAATCAagctaaatatttaaaaattgctGGTGCACTAGGCTTtgaattttgccttcaaggATCACTTCAAGAGGCTGTTCAACTTCAAGAAAGACAGAGACGGTTACTGGAAATGGTTTGCTGGGAATTTGGCCTCTGGTGGTGCTGCTGGTGCTTCGtctcttttttttgtttattcccTTGATTATGCTAGAACTCGTCTGGCCAATGATGCTAAGGCTGCTAAAAAGGGTGGTGAGAGGCAGTTTAATGGTCTTGTTGATGTTTACAAGAAAACCCTTAAATCTGATGGCATTGCTGGGCTGTATCGTGGATTTAACATctcttgtgttggaattattgTGTATCGTGGTCTTTACTTTGGAATGTATGATTCAATGAAGCCCGTGGTTTTGGTTGGCGATTTGCAGGTCAGTAGTTCTATTTGTTTGGTTTGATTTCATTAGTGATTTTTAAATACGTCATACTTAAATACAATTGTATACTGCCTGATTAAAACAAAGATCAAAATTTTGTTCTCTTGAGACCTGGCTTGGATAAGGGGCTACAAGATCTGGATGCATCATCCTCTATGTGTATTAACTAGAGTTTTTGTTCAATGTTTGCAGGATAGTTTCTTTGCCAGTTTCTTGCTTGGATGGTGTATCACAATAGGAGCTGGTTTGGCTTCTTACCCAATCGACACTGTCcgaagaagaatgatgatgaCCTCAGGCGAAGCAGTCAAGTACAATAGCTCCTTGGACGCATTCAAACAGATCGTTAAGAATGAGGGTACTAAATCTCTTTTCAAGGGTGCTGGGGCAAACATTCTGCGTGCCGTTGCTGGTGCTGGTGTGTTGGCTGGGTATGATAAGCTTCAGCTTCTTGTTCTTGGCAAGAAATATGGTTCCGGTGGTGGCGGTTAAAAGAGCTTCTGAAACTGCAAGGATGAGTGAAGATTGTGTAGTTTCTCTTAAGTTGAATAATCTGTTATGAATGAATGTTTCCTTCAGCATCTGGATAGTTTGTCACTAGGAACCATAGCTGTCAAAAGCATCACTGGAGTCCTGAGTGTTTGTTGTTTGTGCTTGAGCTTGAAGATGGAATTTTGGTCTTCTGAGAATTCTTAACACAGTGATTGCCTTTTGCTAACGTCTGCCGTGTGCAGAAATGTTTGTATTCCAAGCTTTGCTCATTTGTTTCGCATATCGTGGACTCTGTTCTTAGCAGAATGTAGGTCTCGGATACTGTTTGGTATAAACTCTTATAATATCATTGACGTTTGCTTTCATTGAGCTGCCAAACCTGAAACCAAACCATTGAAGAGCTTCAATTTTAACAATGAAGCTTTGCAGTCAATCCCATTCTTAATATTGAATGTAGTTCTCTCTCATGCATTTTCGTCGTGAGTCTTTGAGAATTATAGTTAGGCTTTTGAGTTTCTTATTGTAAAATGTATAATCTCTTACTATAACACACAAGTTGGGACAtagaaattattattttctttcaatgaaGTAAGCATCATTAGTCAACTAACTTGATACTTAAGAAACACTAACATTTTCCATTCTGACATCAATTGTTTTTGCACTTACACATAACAAGGACTTGTAAATACAGAACAATTTAATTCCAAAGATTCATTTGGATCAAACAAAGGAGAGCCTTAAACATAGTTATCCCTTAAGTTCCAAGAAACCTCTTTTAAAGAGTGTAAAGCTGTCTCTCTCGAATTCCACTTCAAACAAACTGCGAAAACAACTGTGAGGAGCAAAGTCTTTATCATGCTCAAATAATCTCTTCAATGAAAACTTCACCTCATCAAACCCAATCTTCTTTCTCTGCTATCAAATTTCAATACATTTATTCAAAGAATGTAGTTACAAGCCAATCGTAACGGTTAACC comes from the Benincasa hispida cultivar B227 chromosome 5, ASM972705v1, whole genome shotgun sequence genome and includes:
- the LOC120078135 gene encoding ADP,ATP carrier protein 1, mitochondrial gives rise to the protein MADSSHHSSVFQKICGHSHLTSRLSPGLHSTRYTTTGVYANGVLENPLKTAYHGTGLAGVSPTSPFLVQAPSEKGAAGFAVDFLMGGVSAAVSKTAAAPIERVKLLIQNQDEMLKTGRLSEPYKGITDCFARTIKDEGVISLWRGNTANVIRYFPTQALNFAFKDHFKRLFNFKKDRDGYWKWFAGNLASGGAAGASSLFFVYSLDYARTRLANDAKAAKKGGERQFNGLVDVYKKTLKSDGIAGLYRGFNISCVGIIVYRGLYFGMYDSMKPVVLVGDLQDSFFASFLLGWCITIGAGLASYPIDTVRRRMMMTSGEAVKYNSSLDAFKQIVKNEGTKSLFKGAGANILRAVAGAGVLAGYDKLQLLVLGKKYGSGGGG